Genomic segment of Deltaproteobacteria bacterium:
GCTGCTTTCGAACCAAGTGGACGCGGTCATCGAGCCCAACGTGCTGCCGTCCATCAGCCGCCGCGACCCGCGCGTCCGCCGCCTGTTCCGCGATTACAAGAACGAAGAGATCAACTACTACAAGGCCACGGGGATCTTCCCCATCAGCCACATGGTGAGCCTAAAGCAGGATTTCGTCGACAAGCACCCGGACGCGCCGGTGGCACTCCTGAAGGCATACCGCCAAGCGCGCGACGTGGCCATGGACCGGCTCTACGGCGCCGACCCCGAGGTGCTCATCACCTCGTGGGTGGCCGCCGCCATCGACGAGCAGCGCGCCGTCATGGGCGAGAACTACTGGTCCTACAACATCCAGGACAACGTCACCTCGCTGGAAGCCATGATGACGTTCGCACACCAGTTCGGCCTGACGCAGGAGAAGCTTCATTACGAAGACTTTTTCCACCCGGAGGCGGCGGCACTGGAGGGGTTTTGATCGCCCCTCCTCCCCCCTGGATTCCCGCTTTCCAGGCTGTGGCAAAACTGATGAGGCAGATCCCCATCGAGTCGTCATTCCCGCGGAAGCGGGAATCCAGGGGCGGTGGTGGGGAACTACAGAGGCGTTTCCCCGCCTCGCCACCCCTGGATTCCCGCTTCCGCGGGAATGACGACTCGGGGGGTTGGCGCCGATTCTTGTCCGTGCGACGTTTTGACACAGCCTGTTTCGCGGGAATGACGAGTCGGGGGTGGGTGCCATCTCTCATCCGGGTGGGCCATTGACACAGGCTGGGGAGCGGGACTCCAACGGAAGCACAAGGAGACAATCATGAGTGAAGCGGTCAACACGGACAATCCGCGGCTCGACGAGCTGCACCGCATCATGGCCGAGAATTCCCTGGCGGGGCACTGGCAGCCGCGCCAGCCCTCGCCGGAGCTGCGCCCGCATCTCTGGCGCTGGCCGGTGATCTACTCCTGCCTCATGGAGTCCGGCGAAGTCGTGAAGCTGGGGCACATCGACGAGGCCGCCAAGCGCCGCACCGTGCAACTGGTGAACCCCGGCCTCACCGCCTTCAAGTCCACCACCCGCACCATCCAGATGTCCATACAGCTCGTGAAGCCCGGGGAGCGCGCCGAGTGCCACCGCCACACCGCCGCGGCCCTGCGCTTCGTGGTGGAAGGAGACGGCACCGGCTACACCACGGTGGAGGGCGAGGAGATGCACATGGAGCCCGGCGACCTGGTGCTGACGCCGAGCTGGACCTGGCACGACCACTACAACCAGGGCGAACGCAACATCGTCTGGCTCGACGTCCTCGACGTGCACCTCATGAACCACCTGGACGCCAACTTCCACGAGAACTACGGCGAAGGCCCGGCCCAGCCGGTCACCAAGTCCGAGGGCTACAGCCGCCAGCGCCTCGGCACCGTGCGGCCCCTCACCGAAAGCCCCGGCAACCACGCGCTCCCCTACACCTACAAGTGGCGCGACACCCTTCCCGTCCTGGAAGAACTGGCCGCGTCCGCCGACGGCGACCCCCACGACGGCATCCTCCTGCAATACGCCCACCCCGTCACGGGTGGC
This window contains:
- a CDS encoding cupin domain-containing protein, which gives rise to MSEAVNTDNPRLDELHRIMAENSLAGHWQPRQPSPELRPHLWRWPVIYSCLMESGEVVKLGHIDEAAKRRTVQLVNPGLTAFKSTTRTIQMSIQLVKPGERAECHRHTAAALRFVVEGDGTGYTTVEGEEMHMEPGDLVLTPSWTWHDHYNQGERNIVWLDVLDVHLMNHLDANFHENYGEGPAQPVTKSEGYSRQRLGTVRPLTESPGNHALPYTYKWRDTLPVLEELAASADGDPHDGILLQYAHPVTGGPTMPTIDCRVQWLRPGESNRPHRHTSSTIYHVMQGAGATVASRDKDNGTPMAWTEQDCFVIPSWHWHHFRNDSRTEPAILFSVTDRPVLESLNLYSEEDA